The following proteins are encoded in a genomic region of Nicoliella spurrieriana:
- the purL gene encoding phosphoribosylformylglycinamidine synthase subunit PurL encodes MQKQVELTPEAIRDQKVYRDWGLTDGEYDLIATKLLQRLPNFTETGLYSGMWSEHCSYKNSKPILRKFWTKGSRVIQGPGEGAGVLDINDGQAVVFKAESHNHPSFVEPYEGAATGVGGIIRDIFSMGAKPIASLDSLRFGELTNPKNRFLLDKVVAGIAGYGNCIGIPTVGGEISFDQCYDGNPLVNVMCVGIMDQKDIEAGRAHGTGNSIIYVGAKTGRDGINGATFASSQFSKEEESDRSAVQVGDPFMEKLLVDACLEITHHHSDILVGIQDMGAAGLVSSSAEMAAKANSGVDLNLDLVPQREPGMTPYEIMLSESQERMLLCVKQGHEQTVLDVFEKYGLDAVVIGSVNDDGQYRLSQHGEVVCDIPTRTLVDDVPEYTHPLVEPARFKQDVDPFIPEFADLGKLVNQMLGQATIASKQSVYQQYDSRVQANTVLAPGSDSAVVRIRGTKKSLAMTTDCNARYIYLDPFQGGQIAVAEAARNIVASGAIPIGITDCLNFGNPDDPESYFEMSKSAEGIAKACEQFDAPVIGGNVSLYNETDNQAIYPTPLIGMVGLIEDNQFITRSSAKQGDELVYVLGATFDDYSGSEIQKMLAGKISGKIEHFDLATEATNQKLVHEAIVKHLVDSVHDVSEGGVIVTLLETLFDNELGFNGQTDLTREQLFSETQSRFVITVARQNQAAFEQLVGGHATMLGTTTDDVQLDLKLSNDHLKLDVNEMKQTWKEGLSWLMKSKV; translated from the coding sequence GTGCAAAAACAAGTCGAACTTACTCCAGAAGCAATTAGAGACCAAAAAGTGTATCGAGACTGGGGCTTAACCGATGGCGAATACGATTTAATTGCAACCAAATTATTGCAGCGGTTACCAAACTTTACTGAGACCGGTTTATATTCCGGAATGTGGAGTGAACATTGTTCGTACAAAAACTCCAAACCGATCTTGCGGAAGTTTTGGACCAAGGGTTCTCGAGTAATCCAAGGACCTGGTGAAGGTGCCGGGGTCTTAGACATCAACGATGGGCAAGCCGTTGTGTTCAAGGCTGAAAGCCATAACCACCCGAGCTTTGTGGAACCCTACGAAGGGGCTGCGACTGGGGTTGGTGGCATTATCCGTGATATTTTTTCAATGGGAGCAAAGCCCATTGCATCGCTTGATAGTTTACGGTTTGGTGAGTTGACCAACCCGAAAAACCGCTTTTTATTGGACAAGGTGGTTGCTGGAATTGCTGGTTACGGTAACTGTATCGGGATTCCAACCGTCGGTGGTGAAATTAGTTTTGACCAGTGCTACGATGGCAACCCATTAGTAAACGTAATGTGTGTTGGCATCATGGATCAAAAGGACATTGAAGCTGGTCGGGCGCACGGAACCGGGAATTCCATTATCTACGTGGGTGCAAAGACCGGCCGGGATGGGATCAACGGGGCCACATTTGCTTCCAGTCAGTTTAGTAAGGAAGAAGAATCCGATCGTTCTGCCGTTCAAGTTGGTGATCCATTCATGGAAAAACTACTGGTGGACGCTTGTTTAGAAATCACCCATCATCACAGTGATATCTTAGTCGGGATTCAAGACATGGGAGCGGCAGGATTAGTTTCATCCTCCGCTGAAATGGCTGCTAAGGCCAACAGTGGGGTCGATTTAAATCTTGATTTAGTCCCACAAAGAGAACCCGGGATGACCCCATATGAAATTATGCTGTCTGAATCCCAGGAAAGAATGCTGCTGTGTGTTAAGCAGGGCCATGAACAAACCGTCTTGGATGTTTTTGAAAAGTACGGGTTAGATGCAGTCGTCATCGGGAGTGTTAACGACGATGGGCAATATCGCCTTTCCCAACACGGCGAAGTCGTTTGTGATATTCCCACTAGGACGTTAGTAGATGACGTTCCTGAATACACCCACCCCCTAGTTGAACCAGCCCGGTTCAAACAGGATGTGGATCCATTTATCCCTGAATTTGCTGATCTGGGCAAGCTAGTTAACCAAATGCTTGGCCAAGCAACGATTGCTTCCAAACAATCGGTCTACCAACAATACGATAGCCGGGTTCAAGCTAACACCGTGTTAGCACCGGGCAGTGATTCAGCCGTAGTGCGGATTCGCGGGACGAAAAAGTCACTTGCAATGACCACCGATTGTAACGCGCGCTATATTTACTTGGATCCATTCCAGGGGGGCCAAATTGCAGTGGCTGAAGCAGCGCGTAACATTGTTGCTAGCGGAGCAATCCCAATTGGGATTACCGATTGTTTGAATTTCGGGAATCCAGACGATCCCGAAAGTTACTTTGAAATGAGTAAGTCAGCCGAGGGAATTGCTAAGGCGTGTGAACAATTTGATGCTCCGGTCATTGGTGGAAACGTCTCCCTTTACAACGAAACTGATAACCAAGCCATCTATCCGACCCCATTGATCGGAATGGTTGGGTTGATTGAAGATAATCAATTTATTACCCGTTCCAGTGCTAAGCAAGGTGATGAATTAGTATACGTATTGGGTGCAACCTTCGATGACTACAGCGGTTCAGAAATTCAAAAAATGTTGGCTGGCAAGATTAGCGGTAAGATTGAACACTTTGATCTTGCTACTGAAGCTACCAATCAAAAATTAGTTCACGAAGCAATTGTGAAGCACTTAGTTGACAGCGTTCATGATGTTAGTGAGGGGGGGGTGATTGTGACCCTCTTGGAAACGTTATTTGATAATGAACTCGGGTTCAATGGGCAAACTGATCTAACCCGTGAACAACTATTCTCAGAAACCCAATCCCGGTTCGTGATTACCGTTGCACGCCAAAATCAAGCTGCATTTGAACAACTAGTTGGTGGCCATGCGACCATGTTAGGAACCACGACCGATGATGTTCAATTAGACCTAAAGCTTAGCAACGATCATTTAAAATTAGATGTTAATGAAATGAAACAAACTTGGAAGGAAGGACTCTCATGGCTAATGAAGTCAAAAGTTTAA
- the purQ gene encoding phosphoribosylformylglycinamidine synthase subunit PurQ: MKFAVISFPGSNCDWDMYYAINDALGQEADMVRSDETNLDQYDGVLIPGGFSYGDYLRSGAIARFAPAMQAVKKMAEAGKPVLGVCNGFQILVEAGLLPGSLQNNTSMEFISDWAPLKVVNNQTMFTNGYAKDETITIPIAHGEGNYYCDDETLKQLQANHQIVFTYEDNPNGSRNNIAGVTNQAGNVLGMMPHPERAVESILGGTDGLTLFKSILNQVRS, translated from the coding sequence ATGAAATTCGCTGTAATTAGTTTTCCCGGCTCCAATTGTGATTGGGATATGTACTATGCAATTAATGATGCACTCGGCCAAGAAGCTGACATGGTCAGATCTGATGAAACAAATCTGGACCAATACGATGGCGTTTTAATTCCCGGCGGGTTTTCATACGGTGATTATCTCAGGAGTGGTGCCATTGCTAGATTTGCCCCTGCAATGCAAGCCGTTAAAAAAATGGCTGAAGCTGGTAAGCCGGTCCTTGGGGTCTGCAATGGGTTTCAAATTCTAGTGGAGGCGGGACTGCTTCCCGGTTCATTACAAAATAACACTAGCATGGAATTTATTTCTGATTGGGCTCCATTGAAGGTCGTCAATAATCAGACCATGTTTACGAACGGCTATGCAAAGGATGAAACGATTACGATTCCAATTGCTCACGGTGAGGGAAACTATTACTGCGATGATGAAACCTTAAAGCAACTTCAGGCAAACCATCAAATCGTTTTTACCTATGAAGATAATCCAAACGGAAGTCGGAATAACATCGCTGGGGTGACTAATCAAGCTGGGAATGTGTTGGGCATGATGCCCCATCCAGAAAGAGCAGTCGAATCGATTCTTGGCGGAACCGATGGATTAACGTTGTTTAAATCGATCTTAAATCAAGTGAGGAGCTAA
- the purM gene encoding phosphoribosylformylglycinamidine cyclo-ligase encodes MADQYKQAGVDIESGAKAVDQIKSIVRATQDANVIGGIGGFGAEYSLKDSFAKFKNPVLISGTDGVGTKLLLAIQADRHTTIGIDLVAMCANDILAQGAEPLFFLDYVGIGKLNPTQIKAIVSGVADGCKQAGLSLIGGEMAEMPGIYTNGDYDLSGFAVGIGDKDELLGADKVQAGDVLIGLASSGVHSNGFSLVRKIIQDAKLDVNQTYPGFEQPLIDALLAPTKLYYHAVNPSIQADLIHSIAHITGGGIADNLSRSIPDNLTAQIDRTTWTVPHLFKALQEWGHLDTSDMDQVFNQGIGMVLVVPPSKVAAVQANLKAQSQTYYQIGKVVNRNRKAVEIN; translated from the coding sequence ATGGCCGACCAGTACAAACAAGCGGGCGTGGATATTGAAAGTGGTGCTAAGGCGGTCGATCAAATTAAGTCGATCGTAAGAGCCACCCAGGATGCGAATGTAATTGGGGGCATCGGCGGCTTTGGCGCTGAATACAGCCTCAAGGACAGCTTTGCTAAGTTCAAAAACCCAGTCTTGATTTCAGGAACCGACGGGGTCGGAACTAAGTTATTATTAGCCATTCAGGCTGACCGGCATACGACGATTGGAATTGACCTAGTGGCCATGTGTGCTAATGATATTTTAGCCCAGGGTGCTGAACCACTCTTCTTCTTAGACTATGTCGGCATCGGAAAGTTGAACCCTACTCAAATTAAGGCAATCGTTTCTGGGGTTGCCGATGGTTGTAAGCAAGCGGGACTATCATTAATCGGTGGTGAGATGGCAGAAATGCCGGGCATCTACACGAATGGTGACTATGATCTGAGCGGCTTTGCAGTCGGAATCGGTGATAAGGATGAGTTACTCGGCGCTGATAAGGTCCAAGCTGGCGATGTTTTAATTGGGCTGGCTTCCAGTGGCGTTCATTCGAACGGGTTCTCCTTAGTGCGCAAGATTATCCAAGATGCCAAACTAGACGTTAATCAAACCTACCCTGGCTTTGAGCAACCACTAATCGATGCGTTGTTAGCCCCTACTAAGCTCTACTACCATGCGGTTAATCCATCGATTCAAGCTGATTTGATTCACTCGATCGCCCACATTACCGGTGGCGGAATTGCTGATAACCTGTCACGGAGCATTCCAGATAATCTAACGGCCCAAATTGATCGCACGACTTGGACCGTCCCACACCTATTCAAAGCACTACAGGAATGGGGGCACTTAGACACTAGTGACATGGATCAAGTCTTTAATCAGGGCATTGGGATGGTACTAGTAGTTCCTCCATCGAAGGTCGCCGCAGTGCAAGCAAATCTTAAAGCGCAGTCGCAAACATACTATCAAATTGGTAAGGTGGTGAACCGTAATCGAAAAGCAGTTGAAATCAACTAG
- the purF gene encoding amidophosphoribosyltransferase, translating into MANEVKSLNDECGVFGIWGTPDATRLTYDGLHALQHRGQEGAGIVSNDHNQLHRYRGLGLLAQVFEDPQTLEILNGNSAIGHIRYATAGSHSINNIQPFLFENISNHFAISHNGNLTNADTLKRELSAKGVQFQSDSDSELFGDLIEVSEMDNFTDKIKDAANRMRGGFAYILMATDAMYAVSDPNGLRPLVMGKRADGSVVICSETCALDQVRAEFIRDIQPGELIKVDGDGIKIGHYTTDTELTVCSMEYIYFARPDSVIHGVSVHEARKRMGARVAREHPVKADVVLGVPNSSLSAAIGYANESGIPYDMGMIKNQYVARTFIEPTQKKRERGVSMKLSVVKSVIEGKDIVLVDDSIVRGTTSRYIVQLLRDAGAKSIHVRIASPDLKFPCFYGIDIQKPSELIGANYSVDGIRDQIGADSLGYLSVDGLIDSIGLKCDNQYHGLCTAYFDGKYPTPLYDYEAMYKREAKRLHLYEGMD; encoded by the coding sequence ATGGCTAATGAAGTCAAAAGTTTAAACGATGAATGTGGTGTGTTCGGCATCTGGGGAACCCCTGATGCGACCCGCTTAACATATGATGGACTCCATGCGCTTCAACACCGGGGGCAAGAAGGGGCTGGAATCGTTTCTAACGATCACAACCAACTTCATCGCTACCGTGGATTAGGGTTATTGGCCCAGGTCTTTGAAGATCCACAAACGTTAGAAATTTTAAACGGGAATTCGGCAATTGGCCATATTCGGTATGCGACTGCTGGAAGCCACAGTATTAATAACATTCAACCATTTTTATTCGAAAACATTAGTAATCACTTTGCAATTTCACACAATGGGAACCTAACGAATGCTGACACTTTAAAGCGCGAATTAAGTGCTAAGGGCGTTCAGTTTCAATCCGACTCCGATAGTGAGCTATTCGGTGATTTAATTGAAGTTTCGGAAATGGATAACTTTACCGATAAAATTAAGGACGCTGCTAATCGAATGCGTGGTGGCTTTGCATACATCTTAATGGCCACCGATGCAATGTATGCCGTCTCTGATCCAAATGGATTGCGGCCATTAGTAATGGGGAAACGTGCGGATGGCAGTGTTGTTATCTGTAGTGAGACCTGTGCGCTAGATCAAGTGCGGGCTGAGTTCATTCGTGATATCCAACCAGGTGAGTTAATCAAGGTCGATGGTGATGGGATTAAAATTGGTCACTATACAACTGATACCGAACTAACCGTTTGTTCCATGGAATACATTTACTTTGCCCGGCCTGACTCCGTAATTCACGGGGTTAGCGTCCATGAGGCGCGCAAGCGAATGGGGGCGCGGGTGGCCCGTGAACATCCAGTTAAGGCTGACGTGGTCTTAGGGGTGCCCAATTCATCACTGTCTGCTGCCATTGGCTATGCTAACGAAAGCGGCATTCCATACGATATGGGGATGATCAAGAACCAATACGTTGCCAGGACCTTTATTGAACCCACCCAAAAGAAACGGGAACGGGGTGTTTCGATGAAGTTATCGGTCGTTAAATCGGTAATTGAGGGTAAGGACATCGTCTTAGTTGATGATTCGATCGTTCGGGGAACGACCAGTCGCTACATCGTGCAGTTACTTCGTGATGCTGGGGCAAAGTCGATTCATGTGCGGATTGCCTCACCTGATTTGAAGTTCCCGTGTTTTTATGGGATTGATATTCAAAAACCCAGTGAATTGATTGGTGCCAACTACAGTGTGGATGGCATCCGCGACCAAATTGGTGCGGATTCACTAGGGTACTTGAGTGTGGATGGATTGATCGATTCAATTGGTTTGAAGTGTGATAACCAATACCATGGTTTATGTACCGCCTACTTCGATGGGAAGTACCCCACTCCACTTTATGATTATGAAGCAATGTACAAGCGTGAAGCAAAACGCTTACACCTATACGAAGGGATGGATTAG
- the purS gene encoding phosphoribosylformylglycinamidine synthase subunit PurS yields MYLAKIYVTHKPSILDPQGEAVKNALHRLNYTSIESISQGKFFEVNINADSKEAAIKVVESICKDLLVNQNMETYSYEVEEG; encoded by the coding sequence ATGTACCTAGCTAAAATTTACGTTACCCATAAACCATCGATTTTAGATCCCCAAGGAGAAGCAGTTAAAAACGCCCTCCATCGTTTGAACTACACTTCGATCGAATCGATTTCACAGGGGAAATTTTTCGAAGTTAACATTAATGCTGATAGTAAGGAAGCTGCCATCAAGGTAGTTGAATCCATTTGTAAGGACCTCTTAGTGAACCAGAACATGGAAACCTACAGTTACGAAGTAGAGGAAGGATAG
- the purC gene encoding phosphoribosylaminoimidazolesuccinocarboxamide synthase, producing MSSLVASGKTKELYTTDDPNVLRVHYTNHTTAGDGERNELIPDKGAVNNQISSLIFGYLNQAGVATHFVNQLDATDQLNKRVQMIPLEVVIRNLAAGHFQKRFGTTYLRPLTKPVVEYFFKSDELHDPMVNDSDAQALDIATEDQLVTMRTIALKVNQLMIKLFKSMNIILVDFKVEFGITDDGQIILADEISPDSCRLLDADTKQSLDKDVFRKQTGDMMTGYREILSKLQAALK from the coding sequence ATGTCATCATTAGTAGCTTCAGGCAAAACCAAAGAATTATACACCACTGACGATCCGAACGTATTGCGGGTTCACTACACTAATCACACCACCGCTGGTGATGGGGAACGTAACGAATTGATCCCAGACAAGGGGGCCGTTAATAATCAAATTTCCAGCCTGATTTTTGGCTATTTGAACCAAGCTGGCGTTGCTACGCACTTTGTTAACCAACTGGATGCGACCGACCAGTTGAACAAGCGGGTGCAGATGATTCCATTGGAAGTGGTAATTAGAAACCTAGCTGCTGGACACTTTCAAAAGCGGTTTGGGACGACCTACCTACGCCCACTGACTAAACCAGTGGTTGAATACTTCTTTAAGAGTGATGAATTGCATGATCCAATGGTTAATGATTCGGATGCCCAGGCGTTAGACATCGCCACTGAGGACCAGTTAGTAACGATGCGGACGATTGCATTAAAGGTAAATCAATTAATGATTAAGTTATTTAAATCAATGAACATTATTTTAGTTGATTTTAAAGTTGAATTTGGGATTACCGATGATGGGCAGATCATTTTAGCTGATGAAATTTCACCCGATTCATGCCGGCTCTTAGATGCTGACACGAAGCAATCATTGGACAAGGATGTCTTTAGAAAACAAACTGGTGACATGATGACCGGTTATCGCGAGATTTTATCTAAATTACAAGCAGCTTTAAAATAG
- the purN gene encoding phosphoribosylglycinamide formyltransferase, translated as MKSTSGDRLPVAIFASGNGTNFEAIAKAQLPIEIKLLVCDHHDAYVLKRAAQFGVPALVIEAKHGTTKQHREQIILNHLRVEGVKAIFLAGYMRIIGPTLLDAFPKRIINIHPALLPNFPGLHGIEDAYAANVSQTGVTIHYIDSGVDTGQIIAQQSVPRYPDDHVDDLATRIHAVEHQLYPNTILDLIKKGVL; from the coding sequence TTGAAATCAACTAGTGGTGACCGACTACCAGTTGCAATCTTTGCTTCTGGAAACGGGACTAATTTTGAGGCGATCGCGAAGGCGCAGCTACCGATTGAGATTAAATTATTAGTCTGTGATCATCATGACGCCTACGTTTTAAAGCGGGCCGCTCAATTTGGGGTGCCGGCATTGGTAATTGAAGCAAAGCATGGAACCACGAAACAACACCGTGAACAAATTATTTTAAACCATCTGCGGGTGGAGGGGGTTAAAGCCATCTTCCTCGCTGGTTATATGCGGATTATTGGACCAACGTTGTTGGACGCCTTTCCCAAACGAATCATTAATATCCATCCAGCACTACTGCCTAACTTTCCCGGGTTACATGGAATTGAAGATGCCTATGCGGCTAACGTTTCACAGACCGGAGTTACGATTCACTACATTGATTCAGGGGTTGACACGGGTCAAATTATTGCTCAACAAAGCGTCCCGCGCTATCCAGATGATCATGTTGATGATTTAGCCACTAGGATTCATGCAGTGGAGCACCAATTATATCCGAATACGATTCTTGATTTGATTAAAAAAGGAGTTCTCTAA